In the genome of Acidimicrobiales bacterium, one region contains:
- a CDS encoding ABC transporter permease — translation MTDQHHLEAPAPSARASALGAIVAGRRPLKLVERNAMAYRRSWYVFVAGFFEPVLYLLSIGIGVGALVGDLPGPGGQPIGYEVFVAPGLLAAAAMNGAIFDTTFNFFVKYKYAHTYDAVLATPLSVHDVALGEVIWALLRGAAYSAAFLVAMVVLGLVQSPWAVLALPVAVLIGFAFAGAGLAATTWMRSFIDFDYVMLAMVPMFLFSATFFPLDRYPTAIGWLVRATPLYQGVALERALVLGGVSWGLLVHVAYLAALGAGGVWIATRRLGRLLQP, via the coding sequence GTGACCGACCAGCACCACCTCGAGGCACCGGCACCCTCGGCCCGGGCGTCGGCCCTGGGAGCGATCGTGGCCGGCCGCCGTCCGCTCAAGCTGGTGGAGCGCAACGCCATGGCCTACCGGCGAAGCTGGTACGTGTTCGTGGCCGGGTTCTTCGAACCGGTCCTCTACCTGCTGTCGATCGGCATCGGGGTCGGCGCCCTCGTCGGCGACCTGCCCGGCCCCGGCGGGCAGCCGATCGGCTACGAGGTCTTCGTGGCACCCGGCCTCCTGGCGGCGGCGGCCATGAACGGCGCCATCTTCGACACCACCTTCAACTTCTTCGTGAAGTACAAGTACGCCCACACCTACGACGCCGTCCTCGCCACCCCGCTGAGCGTGCACGACGTGGCATTGGGCGAGGTCATCTGGGCGCTGCTGCGGGGCGCGGCGTACTCGGCGGCGTTCCTCGTGGCCATGGTGGTGCTCGGCCTGGTGCAGTCGCCCTGGGCGGTGCTGGCCCTGCCGGTAGCGGTGCTCATCGGCTTCGCCTTCGCCGGCGCCGGCCTCGCCGCCACCACCTGGATGCGCTCGTTCATCGACTTCGACTACGTGATGCTGGCCATGGTGCCGATGTTCCTCTTCTCGGCCACCTTCTTCCCCCTGGACCGCTACCCGACCGCCATCGGGTGGCTGGTGCGGGCCACCCCCCTCTACCAGGGCGTCGCCCTCGAGCGGGCGCTGGTCCTGGGCGGTGTGAGCTGGGGGCTGCTGGTCCACGTCGCCTACCTGGCCGCGTTGGGCGCCGGGGGCGTGTGGATCGCCACCCGCCGCCTCGGCCGGCTGCTGCAGCCGTAG
- a CDS encoding ABC transporter permease — MPAGEVVRVVEREAQVFRRLWRGSVFSSVLTPVLFLGAIGIGLGGLVDEASSDVAGLSYLVFVTPGLLAAGAMQSAAGESLWPVMAGHKWMRTYHAMVASPIRALDVYVGELAWTAVRTTIGAVAFLAVAAALGGVPSWWGLLAVPAAVLCACAFAAPLSAFAATQQTDVSFSVIMRLGIVPLFLFSGTFFPVTQLPAGLQPLAVASPLWHGVELCRMATTGTLSGARAVGHVAVLVAVVAAATWWGVRTFRRRLAE, encoded by the coding sequence ATGCCGGCTGGGGAGGTGGTGCGGGTCGTCGAGCGGGAGGCGCAGGTCTTCCGGCGGCTGTGGCGGGGATCGGTGTTCAGCTCGGTGCTCACCCCGGTGCTGTTCCTCGGCGCCATCGGCATCGGGCTCGGCGGCCTCGTCGACGAGGCCAGCAGCGACGTCGCCGGCCTCAGCTACCTGGTCTTCGTGACCCCGGGTCTGCTCGCCGCCGGCGCCATGCAGTCGGCCGCCGGCGAGAGCCTCTGGCCCGTGATGGCCGGCCACAAGTGGATGCGGACCTACCACGCCATGGTGGCCAGCCCCATCCGGGCGCTCGACGTCTACGTGGGCGAGCTGGCGTGGACGGCGGTGCGCACCACCATCGGCGCCGTCGCCTTCCTCGCCGTGGCCGCCGCCCTCGGCGGGGTGCCGTCGTGGTGGGGCCTGCTCGCCGTCCCCGCCGCCGTGCTGTGCGCCTGCGCGTTCGCCGCACCCCTGTCGGCCTTCGCCGCCACCCAGCAGACCGACGTCTCGTTCTCGGTCATCATGCGGCTCGGGATCGTGCCGCTCTTCCTGTTCTCCGGCACCTTCTTCCCCGTGACCCAGCTGCCGGCGGGCCTGCAGCCCCTGGCGGTGGCATCCCCGCTGTGGCACGGCGTGGAGCTGTGCCGCATGGCCACCACCGGCACCCTCTCGGGAGCGCGGGCCGTGGGCCACGTGGCGGTGCTCGTCGCCGTGGTGGCCGCCGCCACCTGGTGGGGCGTGCGCACCTTCCGGCGGAGGCTGGCGGAGTGA
- a CDS encoding ABC transporter ATP-binding protein translates to MPGPSTDRSDLARAGAGAGPAPLIEGRGLTKRFDGFVAVDGIDFRVEPGEAFGFLGPNGAGKSSTMRMVGCVSPASDGELRILGMDARTEGPRIRARLGVVPQEDSLDTELTVWDNLIIYGRYFGLSRRVIRERAEELLDFVQLSERRHDRVDPLSGGMKRRLTIARALINRPDLVLLDEPTTGLDPQARHLLWDRLYRLKQEGVTLVLTTHYMDEAEQLCDRLVIMDAGRIVAEGSPRQLIADHATRDVVELRYRDPVLRDAVLPVVEGMARRVEVVADRVLIYTADGDAVAHILGEQGPAPSSTLVRRASLEDVFLILTGRTLDD, encoded by the coding sequence GTGCCTGGGCCCTCCACTGACCGAAGCGACCTCGCCCGTGCCGGCGCCGGGGCCGGTCCCGCCCCCCTGATCGAGGGCCGGGGCCTCACCAAGCGCTTCGACGGCTTCGTGGCCGTCGACGGCATCGACTTCCGGGTGGAGCCGGGCGAGGCCTTCGGGTTCCTCGGCCCCAACGGCGCCGGCAAGAGCTCCACGATGCGGATGGTCGGCTGCGTCTCGCCCGCCTCCGACGGCGAGCTGCGCATCCTCGGGATGGACGCCCGCACCGAGGGGCCCCGCATCCGAGCCCGCCTCGGCGTCGTCCCCCAGGAGGACAGCCTCGACACCGAGCTGACGGTGTGGGACAACCTCATCATCTACGGGCGGTACTTCGGCCTGTCCCGCCGCGTCATCCGCGAGCGGGCCGAGGAGCTGCTCGACTTCGTGCAGCTCAGCGAGCGGCGCCACGACCGGGTCGACCCCCTCTCGGGCGGCATGAAGCGCCGGCTCACCATCGCCCGGGCCCTCATCAACCGCCCCGACCTGGTCCTCCTCGACGAGCCCACCACCGGGCTCGACCCGCAGGCCCGACACCTCCTCTGGGACCGCCTCTACCGCCTCAAGCAGGAGGGGGTCACCCTCGTGCTCACCACCCACTACATGGACGAGGCCGAACAGCTCTGCGACCGGCTGGTGATCATGGACGCCGGGCGCATCGTGGCCGAGGGGTCGCCCCGCCAGCTCATCGCCGACCACGCCACGCGCGACGTGGTCGAGCTGCGCTATCGCGACCCCGTCCTGCGCGACGCCGTGCTGCCGGTCGTCGAGGGCATGGCCAGGCGGGTGGAGGTCGTGGCCGACCGGGTCCTCATCTACACCGCCGACGGCGACGCGGTGGCGCACATCCTCGGGGAGCAGGGGCCGGCGCCGTCGTCCACCCTCGTGCGGCGGGCAAGCCTCGAGGACGTCTTCCTCATCCTCACCGGCCGCACCCTCGACGACTGA